The Nocardia sp. BMG111209 genome includes a window with the following:
- a CDS encoding NAD(P)-dependent oxidoreductase, protein MRVLLTGAAGFIGSHIRRALIDAGDEVVAADLMLAAAHGPAAVPPDGVQLADVRDPETMARLLRGVDVVCHQAAVVGAGVDAADAPAYACHNDLGTAVLLAAMAAAGVRRLVLASSMVVYGEGRYLDANSADVQPVPRRRDDLDRGCFDHLDPGTGRPLAWAPIGEDSRLSPRSLYAASKLAQENYAFAWAAATGAAVTALRYHNVYGDGMPRDTPYSGVAAIFRSALAAGAAPRVFEDGGQMRDFVHVRDIAAANLAAVHRPLPGFVALNISSGVPISILEVAEALGRAHGGTPPIVTGEYRSGDVRHIVASPERARTLLDFTAAVHPADGLAEFATAPLRSVAAVGAPQWR, encoded by the coding sequence ATGCGGGTATTGCTCACCGGCGCCGCCGGTTTCATCGGGTCGCACATCCGGCGCGCACTGATCGACGCCGGTGACGAGGTGGTCGCGGCGGATCTCATGCTCGCCGCCGCGCACGGGCCGGCGGCCGTCCCGCCGGACGGGGTGCAGCTGGCCGATGTGCGCGACCCCGAGACCATGGCGCGACTGCTGCGCGGGGTCGATGTGGTCTGCCATCAGGCCGCGGTGGTCGGCGCGGGGGTCGACGCGGCCGACGCGCCCGCGTACGCCTGCCACAACGATCTCGGCACCGCGGTACTGCTGGCGGCGATGGCGGCGGCGGGGGTGCGCCGGCTGGTGCTCGCGTCGTCGATGGTCGTCTACGGCGAGGGCCGGTATCTCGACGCGAATTCGGCCGACGTGCAACCGGTTCCGCGCCGCCGTGACGATCTCGACCGGGGCTGCTTCGACCACCTCGACCCCGGCACCGGGCGGCCGCTGGCGTGGGCGCCGATCGGGGAGGACAGCCGGCTCTCGCCTCGCAGCCTGTACGCGGCCAGCAAACTGGCCCAGGAGAACTACGCATTCGCCTGGGCCGCGGCCACCGGCGCCGCGGTGACCGCGCTGCGTTACCACAATGTCTACGGCGACGGAATGCCCAGGGACACTCCGTATTCCGGGGTCGCCGCGATCTTCCGGTCGGCCCTGGCCGCCGGGGCCGCACCGCGGGTGTTCGAGGACGGCGGGCAGATGCGGGATTTCGTGCACGTCCGCGATATCGCCGCGGCCAACCTCGCCGCGGTGCACCGGCCGCTGCCCGGATTCGTCGCGCTGAACATCTCCTCCGGGGTGCCGATCAGCATCCTGGAGGTCGCCGAGGCGCTGGGCCGGGCACACGGCGGCACCCCGCCGATCGTCACCGGCGAATACCGGTCCGGGGATGTGCGGCACATCGTCGCCTCGCCCGAGCGGGCCCGGACGCTGCTGGATTTCACCGCCGCCGTGCACCCGGCCGACGGACTCGCCGAATTCGCCACCGCCCCACTGCGTTCCGTCGCCGCGGTCGGTGCGCCGCAGTGGCGGTGA
- a CDS encoding LLM class F420-dependent oxidoreductase produces the protein MDLSLHYWNFSHPSDPARIATTLGTAARHAEQAGFAGLTVMDHYFQMEHRGTPDEPMLEAYTTLGYVAALTERIQLGVLVTGVMYRHPGLLAKIVTTLDVLSGGRAHLGIGASWYEREQVGLGVPVVPMAERFERLEETLQICLQMWSDDNGPYEGRHYQLAETLCVPAPLTRPRPPILIGGGGEKKTLLLVARYADACNLFATTPDEVSAKLDVLRKHCDAEGRDYDAIRKTAVYMGPVFDDPDAFLVAAEAFAGLGITQLDLMPDGDPVEYVERTADLVPRIAEL, from the coding sequence ATGGACCTGAGCCTGCATTACTGGAACTTTTCGCACCCCTCCGATCCCGCCCGGATCGCCACCACCCTCGGCACGGCGGCGCGGCACGCCGAGCAGGCGGGCTTCGCCGGGCTGACCGTCATGGACCACTACTTCCAGATGGAACATCGCGGCACGCCCGACGAACCCATGCTGGAGGCCTACACCACCCTCGGCTACGTGGCCGCGCTGACCGAGCGCATCCAGCTCGGCGTGCTCGTCACCGGCGTCATGTACCGCCATCCCGGCCTGCTGGCGAAGATCGTCACCACGCTGGACGTATTGTCCGGCGGCCGGGCCCATCTCGGCATCGGCGCATCTTGGTACGAGCGGGAGCAGGTCGGGCTCGGCGTCCCGGTGGTGCCGATGGCCGAGCGGTTCGAGCGGCTCGAGGAGACGCTGCAGATCTGCCTGCAGATGTGGAGCGACGACAACGGCCCGTACGAGGGCCGGCACTATCAGCTGGCCGAGACGCTGTGCGTACCCGCCCCGCTGACCCGGCCGCGGCCGCCGATCCTCATCGGCGGTGGCGGCGAGAAGAAGACCCTGCTGCTGGTGGCGCGCTACGCCGACGCCTGCAACCTGTTCGCCACCACCCCGGACGAGGTGTCCGCCAAGCTGGACGTGCTGCGCAAGCACTGCGACGCGGAGGGACGCGACTACGACGCCATCCGCAAGACCGCCGTGTACATGGGCCCGGTGTTCGACGATCCGGACGCCTTCCTGGTCGCGGCGGAAGCCTTTGCGGGACTGGGCATCACGCAGCTGGACCTGATGCCCGACGGTGATCCGGTCGAATACGTCGAGCGCACCGCCGATCTGGTGCCCCGGATCGCCGAACTCTGA
- a CDS encoding nuclear transport factor 2 family protein produces MSTTEQTRTVVENYVAALRNGEAADRRAEFFAPDATWTLIGDLPTSGTWKGPDGIFRGFLPAMLTRFDLTKPLGQELRTLLADGDHAMAEWTTRATTTDGTEYANDVVIVFRVAGGRIAEAREYFDTAYAGRVLFGR; encoded by the coding sequence ATGAGCACCACCGAACAGACCCGCACCGTCGTCGAGAACTACGTCGCGGCCCTGCGCAACGGCGAGGCCGCCGACCGCCGCGCCGAATTCTTCGCCCCCGACGCCACCTGGACGCTGATCGGCGACCTGCCCACCTCGGGCACCTGGAAGGGTCCGGACGGGATCTTCCGGGGCTTCCTACCGGCCATGCTCACCCGCTTCGACCTGACGAAACCGCTCGGGCAGGAGTTGCGCACCCTGCTCGCCGACGGCGATCACGCGATGGCCGAATGGACCACCCGGGCCACCACGACCGACGGTACGGAGTACGCCAACGATGTGGTGATCGTGTTCCGGGTCGCCGGGGGCCGCATCGCCGAGGCCCGCGAGTACTTCGATACCGCGTACGCCGGCCGGGTGCTGTTCGGCCGGTGA
- a CDS encoding cytochrome P450, producing MTAPTEVRRYPFGEPVRLEIHPLFATLRREEPVSRIRLPYGGDGWLVTRYADVRQVLADPRFSRAATVGRDDIPRATPEPARADALLSMDPPHHTRLRKLVSKAFTARRVAELRPRAQQIVDGLLDTVERTGSPADLVRGLALPLPVTVICEMLGVPPAEHHRFRDFSDTVMATTAYSLEQIRAARAALEDYLSELVARRRATPTDDLYGALVAARDNDDRLSEAELVNLGVTILIAGHETTANQIANFTYVLLSDPDRWELLLRRPDLVPAAVEELLRYVQLGSGAAFARVATEDVELGGVTVRAGESVFASIQSANRDEDVFGGSERLDLTRETSVHMAFGHGAHHCLGAQLARVELQVALSSLLRRFPALHLAVPADEVPWKTGLLVRGPRELPVGW from the coding sequence ATGACCGCCCCCACCGAGGTTCGCCGGTATCCGTTCGGCGAGCCGGTTCGACTCGAGATCCATCCGCTGTTCGCGACACTCCGCCGGGAGGAACCGGTTTCGCGCATCCGGTTGCCCTACGGCGGCGACGGCTGGCTGGTCACCCGCTACGCGGATGTCCGGCAGGTGCTCGCCGACCCCCGATTCAGCCGCGCCGCGACCGTCGGCCGCGACGACATCCCGCGCGCCACACCGGAACCCGCGCGGGCCGACGCACTGCTCAGTATGGATCCGCCGCACCACACCCGGCTGCGCAAGCTGGTCTCGAAGGCGTTCACCGCGCGCCGCGTGGCCGAATTGCGCCCTCGCGCACAGCAGATCGTCGACGGCCTGCTCGACACCGTCGAGCGCACCGGTTCGCCGGCCGATCTGGTCCGGGGGCTGGCACTGCCGCTGCCGGTCACGGTGATCTGCGAGATGCTCGGCGTGCCGCCCGCGGAACACCATCGCTTCCGGGACTTCTCCGACACCGTGATGGCCACCACCGCCTACTCGCTGGAACAGATCCGCGCCGCGCGGGCGGCGCTCGAGGACTACCTGTCCGAGTTGGTGGCCCGCCGCCGCGCCACGCCCACCGACGATCTGTACGGCGCCCTGGTCGCCGCGCGCGACAACGACGATCGGCTCAGCGAGGCGGAACTGGTCAACCTCGGCGTCACCATCCTGATCGCCGGTCACGAGACCACCGCCAACCAGATCGCCAACTTCACCTATGTGCTGCTCAGTGATCCGGATCGGTGGGAGTTGCTGCTCCGGCGGCCGGATCTGGTGCCCGCCGCGGTGGAGGAACTGCTGCGCTACGTGCAGCTGGGCAGCGGCGCCGCCTTCGCGCGGGTCGCCACCGAGGACGTCGAACTCGGCGGTGTGACCGTGCGCGCCGGTGAGTCCGTCTTCGCCAGTATCCAATCCGCCAACCGGGACGAGGACGTCTTCGGCGGTTCCGAGCGACTGGACCTCACCCGGGAGACCAGTGTGCACATGGCCTTCGGTCACGGCGCGCACCACTGCCTCGGGGCCCAGCTCGCGCGGGTGGAGTTGCAGGTCGCGCTGAGCTCGCTGCTGCGCCGCTTCCCGGCGCTGCACCTGGCGGTACCGGCCGACGAGGTCCCGTGGAAGACCGGCCTGCTCGTGCGCGGACCGCGCGAACTGCCGGTCGGGTGGTGA
- a CDS encoding zinc-binding dehydrogenase yields MKAWTASGDAAVIVPAEVGEPVPAAHEAILEVEAYSVNRGDWFALTGAYGESAAAGTVPGQDVAGRVVAAAADGTGPAVGTRVVAHATGGGWAERVAVPTTAIAALPERIPATVAATLPLAGLTALRLLRRAGRLAGRRLLITGASGGVGHLVVELAVAAGATVTAVAANAERGQRLAEFGAQVRYDITAAAGPFDVILESVGGDTFTAAVDRLAPGGTVVWFGQASREPIRLDFFRLFAATPLTLHHFAHWISDTTDAADLAELVELVAADAVHPELGRITDWADTPTVLTDLAHRRIRGNAVLTR; encoded by the coding sequence ATGAAGGCATGGACAGCGAGCGGGGACGCGGCGGTGATCGTGCCGGCGGAGGTCGGCGAACCGGTCCCGGCGGCGCACGAGGCGATCCTCGAGGTCGAGGCGTACTCGGTGAATCGCGGCGACTGGTTCGCGCTCACCGGCGCGTACGGCGAGTCCGCCGCCGCGGGCACGGTGCCGGGACAGGATGTGGCCGGCCGGGTGGTGGCCGCGGCCGCCGACGGCACCGGCCCCGCCGTGGGCACCCGCGTGGTCGCCCACGCGACCGGTGGCGGTTGGGCGGAACGGGTCGCGGTGCCGACCACCGCGATCGCCGCACTGCCCGAACGGATTCCGGCCACGGTCGCGGCCACGCTGCCGCTGGCGGGACTGACCGCGCTGCGGCTGCTGCGGCGCGCCGGCCGGCTCGCCGGTCGGCGGCTGCTGATCACCGGCGCCTCCGGCGGCGTCGGGCATCTGGTGGTGGAACTGGCGGTCGCGGCCGGCGCCACGGTGACCGCCGTGGCCGCGAATGCGGAACGGGGACAACGGCTGGCCGAATTCGGTGCACAGGTCCGCTACGACATCACTGCGGCCGCGGGACCGTTCGACGTGATCCTGGAATCGGTCGGCGGCGACACGTTCACCGCGGCGGTGGATCGCCTCGCACCGGGCGGCACGGTCGTGTGGTTCGGCCAGGCGAGCCGGGAACCGATCCGGCTGGACTTCTTCCGGCTGTTCGCCGCGACCCCGCTGACCCTGCACCATTTCGCGCACTGGATCTCGGACACCACCGACGCCGCGGACCTCGCCGAACTGGTCGAACTGGTGGCCGCGGACGCCGTACACCCCGAACTGGGCCGGATCACCGACTGGGCCGACACCCCCACCGTGCTGACCGACCTCGCCCATCGCCGCATCCGCGGCAACGCGGTCCTCACCCGCTGA
- a CDS encoding cell wall metabolism sensor histidine kinase WalK: MPHDIPALIGYALAGSVPVTALGALAMRLTHNRSLTTSMVVLVLIPTLATLTGLVAVSGLMFTHELERSAVVLAVVTAVAVPAAIVLGRAQARKTVWQRQMLEQERAAERSRRELVAWVSHDLRTPLAGILAMSEAIADGVVDRPETLERYAQQIVRETHRLSAMVDDLFEMSKINSGALRLTLEPVDLRELIDEVAAATGPTADRAGIALRARQPDTPIPVCGNDRALTRVITNLVANAIEHTPPGGRIDVVTGSADGHAWARVDDTGPGIAATDLPRIFEVAYRGSAARSPAATGIGSNSGMGLAIAAGLIQAHRGEITACNREVGCRFEIRLPLAAGEVAPDRPDPSVEPRGIRTG, encoded by the coding sequence ATGCCGCATGACATCCCGGCCCTGATCGGTTACGCGCTCGCCGGATCGGTGCCGGTCACCGCGCTGGGCGCCCTCGCGATGCGGCTCACCCACAACCGCAGCCTGACCACGAGCATGGTTGTGCTGGTGCTGATCCCGACCCTGGCGACGCTCACCGGCCTGGTCGCGGTGAGCGGGCTGATGTTCACCCACGAACTCGAGCGCAGTGCCGTGGTCCTCGCGGTGGTGACGGCGGTCGCGGTTCCCGCGGCGATCGTGCTGGGCCGGGCGCAGGCCCGGAAGACGGTGTGGCAGCGGCAGATGCTGGAACAGGAGCGCGCCGCCGAGCGGTCCCGGCGGGAACTGGTGGCGTGGGTCAGCCACGATCTGCGCACCCCGCTGGCGGGCATCCTCGCCATGAGCGAGGCGATCGCCGACGGCGTGGTCGACCGGCCCGAAACGCTGGAACGCTATGCGCAGCAGATCGTCCGGGAGACCCATCGGCTCTCGGCCATGGTGGACGACCTGTTCGAGATGTCGAAGATCAACTCCGGCGCCCTGCGGCTGACCCTCGAACCGGTCGATCTGCGGGAGCTGATCGACGAGGTGGCGGCCGCGACCGGGCCGACCGCGGACCGGGCCGGGATCGCGCTGCGCGCCCGGCAGCCGGATACGCCGATCCCGGTGTGCGGCAACGACCGCGCGCTGACCCGGGTGATCACCAACCTGGTGGCCAACGCCATCGAGCACACCCCGCCCGGCGGGCGCATCGACGTGGTCACCGGCAGCGCCGACGGTCACGCCTGGGCCCGCGTCGACGACACCGGCCCCGGAATCGCCGCCACCGACCTGCCGCGCATCTTCGAGGTCGCCTACCGCGGCAGCGCCGCCCGCTCCCCCGCCGCCACCGGTATCGGCAGCAACAGCGGGATGGGCCTGGCGATCGCGGCCGGACTGATCCAGGCCCATCGCGGCGAGATCACCGCCTGCAATCGGGAGGTGGGCTGCCGCTTCGAGATTCGGTTACCGCTGGCGGCGGGTGAGGTCGCCCCGGACCGGCCCGATCCGTCCGTCGAACCCCGAGGCATCCGCACCGGATAG
- a CDS encoding response regulator transcription factor: MRILVADDDPVVREVVRRYLELDGLTVVEAGDGPAAADILARNEIDLAVLDVMMPPPDGVELCRIVRTGPHPQIPIILLTALGEEEDRVLGLQAGADDYVVKPFSPRELALRVASVLRRAAQARPGPERVLRSGAVELRPEAQAVLVGERRVELTAREFDLLTFLIAHPHQVFSRDELLERVWGWTFGDHSTVTVHVKRLRAKLGDAHRIETVWGRGYAWGRPGTGAGDAA; this comes from the coding sequence ATGCGGATCCTGGTGGCCGACGACGATCCGGTGGTGCGGGAGGTGGTCCGGCGCTATCTGGAGCTGGACGGCCTGACGGTGGTGGAGGCCGGCGACGGCCCCGCGGCCGCGGACATCCTGGCGCGCAACGAGATCGATCTCGCGGTCCTGGACGTGATGATGCCGCCGCCGGACGGGGTGGAGTTGTGCCGCATCGTTCGCACCGGCCCGCATCCGCAGATCCCGATCATCCTGCTGACCGCGCTCGGCGAGGAGGAGGATCGGGTGCTGGGTCTGCAGGCCGGGGCCGACGACTACGTCGTGAAACCTTTCAGCCCACGGGAATTGGCGCTGCGGGTGGCCTCGGTGCTGCGCCGGGCCGCGCAGGCCAGGCCCGGCCCGGAACGCGTGCTCCGCAGCGGCGCCGTCGAATTGCGGCCCGAGGCGCAGGCGGTCCTGGTCGGCGAGCGGCGCGTCGAACTCACCGCGCGCGAATTCGATCTGCTCACCTTTTTGATCGCCCATCCGCACCAGGTGTTCAGCCGGGACGAACTGCTGGAACGGGTGTGGGGCTGGACCTTCGGCGATCATTCGACGGTGACCGTGCATGTGAAGCGGCTGCGCGCGAAACTCGGCGATGCCCATCGGATCGAGACGGTGTGGGGCCGCGGCTACGCCTGGGGCCGGCCGGGGACGGGGGCCGGCGATGCCGCATGA